A stretch of Deltaproteobacteria bacterium DNA encodes these proteins:
- a CDS encoding methionine synthase, translating to MNFSGRCLGTGIGSLPFTDVQKACAIVREHLPEIPFWPQLPKLGFREQMVPQYSEAFPGIVIDLEREKISVDSNRALAELERFYEKEMAGEADHFRLSPDYAAGLTPFIEGLREERPSELICTKGHVTGPVTFGFSVKDEEGRAIFYDPNLQDAVVRLIAMKALYQIERLREFHVPTIIFMDEPYMAAFGTTGMNVGREEVVQSLNGVVKRIGDAGGIAGVHCCGNTDWSLLFETDVDIVNFDAYDFMDRMALYPEAVKAFLNRGGNLAWGIVPTSAAVREETAESLAGRFRNGYDKLVSLGVDARRLRTQCLVTPACGLGSLSEADALRALGLVRDLSLHLRSEFGSAG from the coding sequence ATGAATTTTTCAGGCCGTTGTCTGGGGACCGGCATCGGCAGTCTCCCTTTTACCGATGTACAAAAGGCGTGTGCGATCGTCCGGGAGCATCTTCCCGAGATCCCTTTCTGGCCGCAGCTTCCGAAACTCGGTTTTCGGGAGCAGATGGTCCCGCAGTATTCCGAGGCCTTCCCCGGCATCGTCATCGACCTGGAGAGAGAAAAGATTTCCGTGGATTCCAATCGGGCGTTGGCGGAGCTGGAACGCTTCTATGAAAAGGAAATGGCGGGGGAGGCGGATCACTTCCGGCTCTCCCCGGACTATGCCGCAGGTTTGACCCCCTTTATCGAGGGGCTGCGGGAGGAACGACCGTCGGAGCTGATCTGTACCAAGGGGCATGTCACCGGTCCGGTAACCTTCGGATTCTCCGTAAAGGACGAAGAGGGGAGGGCGATCTTTTACGATCCCAACCTGCAGGATGCCGTCGTCCGCCTGATCGCCATGAAGGCGCTCTACCAGATTGAACGGCTCAGGGAATTCCATGTACCCACGATCATCTTTATGGATGAGCCCTATATGGCGGCCTTCGGGACCACGGGGATGAACGTCGGCCGGGAGGAGGTCGTGCAGTCTCTCAACGGAGTGGTGAAACGGATTGGTGATGCGGGCGGGATTGCCGGGGTTCACTGCTGCGGAAATACCGACTGGTCCCTCCTTTTTGAAACGGATGTTGATATCGTAAATTTCGATGCCTATGATTTCATGGACCGGATGGCCCTCTACCCCGAAGCGGTCAAGGCCTTCTTGAACAGGGGGGGCAATCTTGCCTGGGGGATCGTGCCCACCTCTGCGGCCGTTCGGGAAGAGACGGCTGAATCCCTTGCAGGTCGGTTCCGGAATGGGTATGACAAACTGGTTTCTCTCGGTGTCGATGCCCGACGATTACGGACCCAATGTCTGGTGACGCCGGCCTGCGGATTGGGGAGCCTCTCCGAAGCGGATGCCCTCCGGGCCCTCGGCCTCGTCCGGGATCTTTCCCTGCATCTCCGGTCGGAGTTCGGATCGGCGGGGTAG